GGGCGGCGACTTAACCTCGGCGCTGGAGCTGATGGCAATGGTCCAGTCGGTGCCGGAAGCGGATCGCGCGGTGGTTAACTTCGGCAAGCGCGACTGCGCCTTCGACGCCGGACTGCCGCAGCCCATCGCCCTCTATCGTCACGGTGCGCAGCTATCCGCCGAGGGGATCGCGAGCGTGGGGATTATGGATCAGCACTGTATGCTGCACCTTGCACCGGGCAGCGACGTGCAGGTCGGCGATATTCTGGTGTTTGGTACCTCGCACCCGTGCCTGACGTTTGATAAATGGAAAACGCTGCTGCTGGTGGATGACCAATACAACGTGCTGGAAGAGCTGAATACGCTGTTCTGAATGACGATAAATCCCCGGATTGCGGCTGTCGCCTTATCCGGGCTACGGGTCCTGGATTCGCTGTTCTAAATGGTGCCTTTCCCGGAGGCGGCGCGCTGCGCCTCCTCCGGGGATTTTCACGTTTTCACAGCTCCAGGCCATCTTACGACTCCTCCTCCTCTCCTCTTACCCCGTTACCCAGCGCAATAAACTCCTCCAGCAGCGCGGTCAGTTGCTGCATTTTCTCTGCGGTAAACTCGGCTTCAATCAGGCGATAAGCCTCTTCTACCTGGGTCTGCGCGCTGTCATAGAGCTTCAATCCCGCTGGCGTTAGCGAAACGTACAGCTTGCGCTGGTCGTTGACCGGCTTTAGGCGCAACACCAAACCGTCTCGCTCCATGCGGGTGAGAATACCGGTCAGGCTCGGGCGTAAAATACAGGCGCGAAAAGCCAGGTCGTGGAAATCCATCGACGGATTTTCGGCAAGAATGCGCACGATACGCCACTGCTGCTCGGTAAGATTATGGCGTTTAACGATCGGCCTGAAATGGGCCATCGCCGCTTCCCGCGCCTGCAATAGCGCGATGGTTAACGAATCATGCATCACATACCTCTGAATAAAACTACCATTCTGTTAATAAGTTAATAATTAGCGTTAATTACGCCAGGAAGCAACCGGTTTCTGCCTTTGAAAAGTACCAGATGGTACAGGATAAAATCATTATCAATTGATTTATAAAGAATAAAAATCATAAGTGTAAATTTATTGTTAATCACATCACAAAATATTCACTTCTGTTTGCCAAACGTTTCCGCAAAGCATAAAAGATGATCATTAACATATTAATGAATATCTTCGATTCCGAAATCAGCAGCAAAGGAGTGGTGAATGAAAGGTACCATCTTCGCCGTAGCGCTTAACCATCGCAGCCAGCTTGATGCCTGGCGCGAAGCGTTCCAACAGGCCCCCTACAAAACGCCGCCGAAAACTGCGGTCTGGTTTATCAAACCGCGCAATACCGTGATCGGCAACGGCGAGAACATCCCTTACCCGCAGGGCGAAACCGTACAGAGCGGCGCGACCGTGGCGCTTGTCGTCGGCAAAACCGCGCGCAAAGTGGCCGCAGAAGAAGCCGCCGCTTATATTGCTGGCTACGCGCTGGCTAACGACGTCAGCCTGCCGGAAGAGAGCTTCTATCGTCCGGCAATCAAGGCCAAATGCCGCGACGGCTTTTGTCCGATTGGCGAACTCGCGCCGGTCAACAACGTCGATAATCTAAATATCATCACCGAGATCAACGGTCGCGAAGCGGACAGCTGGAACACCGCTGACCTCCAGCGCTCCGCCGCCGAGCTGCTGAGCGCCCTGAGCGAATTCGCCACCCTTAACCCCGGCGACGCCATTCTGATCGGCACCCCGCACAACCGCGTCACGTTGCAACCCGGCGATCGCGTGCGCATTCTCGCCGAGGGTTTCCCGGCGCTAGAAAACCCGGTGGTTGCTGAAGGAGAGCTGGCATGAAACAAGCACGCATTGAGTGGCAGGGACAACAACACGATGTTCAGATTGATGAACACGACCAGGTTCGGCTGGCTGACGGCAGGCTGCTAAACGAGGGCGACTTTCGCTGGCTGCCGCCCGCCGACGGCACGCTGTTCGCGCTGGGCCTGAACTACGCCGATCACGCCAGCGAGCTGGAGTTTAAGCCGCCCACCGAACCGCTAGTGTTTATCAAAGCGCCGAACACTTTTATCGGCCACCAGCAGGAATCGGTACGCCCGGATAACGTCGAGTACATGCACTACGAAGCCGAACTGGTGGTGGTGCTCGGCAAAACCGCGCGTAAAGTCGCCGAAGCCGACGCCATGGAGTACGTCGCCGGGTATACCGTCTGCAATGACTACGCCATCCGCGACTATCTGGAAAACTACTATCGCCCCAATCTGCGGGTAAAAAGCCGCGACACCCTGACGCCGATCGGCCCATGGATCGTCGCGAAAGAGTCGATCCCGGATCCACATAACCTGGCGCTGCGCACCTGGGTCAACGGCGAACTGCGCCAGCAGGGCACCACCGCCGATCTGATCTTCAGCATTCCCTTCCTGATCGCTTATCTCAGCGAGTTTATGACCCTGCAACCGGGCGACATGATTGCCACCGGCACGCCGAAAGGGCTGTCGGACGTGGTGCCGGGCGATGAAGTGATCGTCGAAGTGGAAGGCGTGGGCCGCCTGGTCAACCGCATCATCAGCCAGCAAGCGTATGAGGAGAAGCTGTAATGAAAAAGATTAACCACTGGATCAACGGCAAAAACGTCGCTGGCAGCGAGTATTTTCATACCACCAACCCGGCGACTGGCGAAGTGCTGGCGGAAGTGGCCTCCGGCGGCGAAGCCGAAGTCAATCAGGCTGTGGCGGCAGCGAAAGAGGCGTTCCCGAAATGGGCCAATCTGCCGATGAAAGAGCGCGCGCGTCTGATGCGTCGTCTTGGCTCTCTGATCGACCAGAACGTGCCGGAGATCGCCGCCATGGAGACCGCCGACACTGGCCTGCCGATCCACCAGACCAAAAACGTACTGATCCCACGTGCGTCGCACAACTTCGAATTTTTCGCCGAAGTGTGCCAGCAGATGAACGGCAAGACCTACCCCGTTGACGACAAGATGCTCAACTACACCCTCGTGCAGCCGGTCGGCGTGTGCGCGCTGGTATCGCCGTGGAACGTGCCGTTTATGACCGCCACCTGGAAGGTCGCGCCGTGCCTGGCACTGGGCAACACCGCGGTGCTGAAAATGTCCGAGCTGTCGCCGCTGACCGCCGACCGTCTGGGCGAACTGGCGCTGGAAGCGGGCATTCCGCCGGGCGTGCTCAACGTGGTTCAGGGCTACGGCGCGACGGCGGGCGATGCGCTGGTGCGCCACCACGACATCCGCGCGGTGTCGTTTACCGGTGGGACTGCCACCGGGCGCAACATCATGAAAAACGCCGGGTTGAAAAAGTACTCCATGGAGCTCGGCGGCAAATCTCCGGTGCTGATTTTTGAAGATGCCGATATCGAGCGCGCACTCGACGCCGCGCTGTTTACCATCTTCTCGATCAACGGCGAACGCTGCACCGCTGGCTCGCGCATTTTTATTCAGCAGAGCATCTATCCCGAGTTCGTCAAACGTTTTGCCGAACGCGCGAACCGCCTGCGCGTCGGCGACCCGGCCGACCCGAACACCCAGGTGGGTGCCCTGATCAGCCAGCAGCACTGGGAGAAGGTTTCCGGCTATATCCGCATCGGTATTGAAGAAGGGGCAACTCTGCTGGCAGGCGGCCCGGATAAACCGACCGATCTGCCCGCGCATCTGAAAAGTGGTAACTTCCTGCGCCCGACGGTGCTGGCGGACGTCGACAACCGCATGCGCGTCGCCCAGGAAGAGATTTTTGGCCCGGTAGCCTGTCTGCTGCCGTTTAAAGACGAGGCGGATGGTCTGCGCCTGGCCAACGATGTGGAATACGGCCTCGCCTCTTATATCTGGACCCAGGACGTCAGCAAAGTGCTGCGTCTGGCGCGCGGCATCGAAGCCGGAATGGTGTTCGTCAACACCCAGAACGTCCGCGACCTGCGTCAGCCGTTCGGCGGCGTGAAGGCCTCCGGCACCGGCCGCGAAGGCGGCGAATACAGCTTTGAAGTATTCGCTGAAATGAAAAACGTCTGCATCTCGATGGGCGACCATCCGATCCCAAAATGGGGAGTCTGATATGGGAAAGTTAGCGTTAGCAGCAAAAACCACTCACGTACCGTCAATGTATCTTTCTGAACTGCCGGGTAAAAATCATGGCTGCCGTCAGGGAGCCATTGATGGGCATAAAGAAATCAGCAAGCGCTGTCGTGAACTGGGCGTTGATACGATTATCGTTTTCGATACTCACTGGCTGGTGAATAGCGCCTACCACATTAACTGCGCCGACCATTTTCAGGGCGTCTATACCAGCAACGAGCTGCCGCATTTTATCCGCGACATGACCTACGACTACGACGGCAACCCGGAGCTGGGCCAGCTTATCGCCGACGAAGCGGTCAAGCTGGGCGTGCGCGCCAAAGCGCACAACATCCCGAGCCTGAAGCTGGAGTACGGCACGCTGGTACCGATGCGCTACATGAACGCCGATAAGCATTTCAAAGTGGTCTCTATCTCCGCGTTCTGCACTGTTCACGACTTCGCCGACAGCCGCAAGCTGGGCGAGGCCATTCTCAAAGCTATCGAGAAATATGACGGCACCGTGGCGGTCCTGGCCAGCGGCTCCCTGTCGCACCGCTTTATCGATGATCAGCGTGCCGAAGAGGGCATGAACAGCTATACCCGCGAGTTCGATCATCAGATGGATGAACGGGTGGTGAAGCTGTGGCGAGAGGGTAAGTTCAAAGAGTTCTGCACCATGCTGCCGGAGTACGCCGACTACTGCTACGGCGAGGGCAACATGCACGACACGGTGATGCTGCTCGGCCTGCTCGGCTGGGACAAGTACGACGGCAAGGTGGAGTTTATTACCGAACTGTTCGCCAGCTCCGGCACCGGCCAGGTCAACGCCGTCTTCCCGCTGCCGGAACACGCCTGAGGAGAACGCAGAATGCCGCATTTTATCGCCGAATGTACCGATAACATCCGCGAACAGGCCGATTTACCGGGTCTGTTCAGCAAAGTGAACGAAGCGCTGGCGGCGACCGGTATCTTTCCCATCGGCGGCATTCGCAGTCGCGCCATCTGGCTGGATACCTGGCAGATGGCCGACGGTCAGCACGATTACGCCTTCGTGCATATGACGCTGAAGATTGGCTCCGGACGCAGCCAGGAAAGCCGTCAGGACGTGGGCGATATGCTGTTCGCGCTGATTAAAGCTCATTTCGCCGCGCTGATGGAGAGCCGCTATCTGGCGCTGTCGTTTGAAATCACCGAGCTGCATCCGACGCTGAATTACAAGCAGAACAACGTGCACGCGCTGTTTAAATAATGCGCGCTCGGTCCGTTCCCTCGCCCCTTTGGGGAGAGGGTTAGGGTGAGGGGGGATCTCTGCGGCCTGATGCCCTCACCCCGGCCCTCTCCCACGGGGAGAGGGGGAAAACAATGCCACAGGAAGCAACTATGCTCGATAAACAGACCCATACTCTGATCGCACAACGGCTGAACCAGGCGGAAAAACAGCGCGAACAGATCCGCGCCGTCTCACTGGATTACCCGACGATCACCATCGAAGACGCCTACGCCGTACAGCGCGAATGGGTCAATCTGAAAATCGCCGAAGGCCGCGTGCTTAAGGGTCACAAAATCGGCCTGACCTCAAAAGCGATGCAGGCCAGCTCGCAAATCAGCGAACCGGACTACGGCGCGCTGCTCGACGATATGTTTTTCCACGACGGCGGCGATATTCCCACCGACCGCTTTATCGTCCCGCGCATCGAAGTGGAACTGGCCTTCGTGCTGGCCAAACCGCTGCGCGGCCCCAACTGTACCCTGTTCGACGTCTAC
This Klebsiella sp. RHBSTW-00484 DNA region includes the following protein-coding sequences:
- the hpaR gene encoding homoprotocatechuate degradation operon regulator HpaR; the encoded protein is MHDSLTIALLQAREAAMAHFRPIVKRHNLTEQQWRIVRILAENPSMDFHDLAFRACILRPSLTGILTRMERDGLVLRLKPVNDQRKLYVSLTPAGLKLYDSAQTQVEEAYRLIEAEFTAEKMQQLTALLEEFIALGNGVRGEEEES
- a CDS encoding fumarylacetoacetate hydrolase family protein produces the protein MKGTIFAVALNHRSQLDAWREAFQQAPYKTPPKTAVWFIKPRNTVIGNGENIPYPQGETVQSGATVALVVGKTARKVAAEEAAAYIAGYALANDVSLPEESFYRPAIKAKCRDGFCPIGELAPVNNVDNLNIITEINGREADSWNTADLQRSAAELLSALSEFATLNPGDAILIGTPHNRVTLQPGDRVRILAEGFPALENPVVAEGELA
- a CDS encoding fumarylacetoacetate hydrolase family protein; translation: MKQARIEWQGQQHDVQIDEHDQVRLADGRLLNEGDFRWLPPADGTLFALGLNYADHASELEFKPPTEPLVFIKAPNTFIGHQQESVRPDNVEYMHYEAELVVVLGKTARKVAEADAMEYVAGYTVCNDYAIRDYLENYYRPNLRVKSRDTLTPIGPWIVAKESIPDPHNLALRTWVNGELRQQGTTADLIFSIPFLIAYLSEFMTLQPGDMIATGTPKGLSDVVPGDEVIVEVEGVGRLVNRIISQQAYEEKL
- the hpaE gene encoding 5-carboxymethyl-2-hydroxymuconate semialdehyde dehydrogenase; the encoded protein is MKKINHWINGKNVAGSEYFHTTNPATGEVLAEVASGGEAEVNQAVAAAKEAFPKWANLPMKERARLMRRLGSLIDQNVPEIAAMETADTGLPIHQTKNVLIPRASHNFEFFAEVCQQMNGKTYPVDDKMLNYTLVQPVGVCALVSPWNVPFMTATWKVAPCLALGNTAVLKMSELSPLTADRLGELALEAGIPPGVLNVVQGYGATAGDALVRHHDIRAVSFTGGTATGRNIMKNAGLKKYSMELGGKSPVLIFEDADIERALDAALFTIFSINGERCTAGSRIFIQQSIYPEFVKRFAERANRLRVGDPADPNTQVGALISQQHWEKVSGYIRIGIEEGATLLAGGPDKPTDLPAHLKSGNFLRPTVLADVDNRMRVAQEEIFGPVACLLPFKDEADGLRLANDVEYGLASYIWTQDVSKVLRLARGIEAGMVFVNTQNVRDLRQPFGGVKASGTGREGGEYSFEVFAEMKNVCISMGDHPIPKWGV
- the hpaD gene encoding 3,4-dihydroxyphenylacetate 2,3-dioxygenase, translating into MGKLALAAKTTHVPSMYLSELPGKNHGCRQGAIDGHKEISKRCRELGVDTIIVFDTHWLVNSAYHINCADHFQGVYTSNELPHFIRDMTYDYDGNPELGQLIADEAVKLGVRAKAHNIPSLKLEYGTLVPMRYMNADKHFKVVSISAFCTVHDFADSRKLGEAILKAIEKYDGTVAVLASGSLSHRFIDDQRAEEGMNSYTREFDHQMDERVVKLWREGKFKEFCTMLPEYADYCYGEGNMHDTVMLLGLLGWDKYDGKVEFITELFASSGTGQVNAVFPLPEHA
- a CDS encoding 5-carboxymethyl-2-hydroxymuconate Delta-isomerase, with protein sequence MPHFIAECTDNIREQADLPGLFSKVNEALAATGIFPIGGIRSRAIWLDTWQMADGQHDYAFVHMTLKIGSGRSQESRQDVGDMLFALIKAHFAALMESRYLALSFEITELHPTLNYKQNNVHALFK